The proteins below are encoded in one region of Engystomops pustulosus chromosome 8, aEngPut4.maternal, whole genome shotgun sequence:
- the LOC140074967 gene encoding uncharacterized protein, translating to MSAKILPKKMAKGVDFCAIGNFYYIVRSDLSCYMRSTDLNRGKDIVVFSLHPSCRNGDHYLAHKNDVFFIIKGNNCRRVKNMNSDEDAIVFPLHPNCRGGDFYLSAWDSFYIIFLSRGVYRKTKNLIKDKDGVEYTLHPKCSNGLYYFGSDDCYYFVKPHDEWGMQYLRSTNFHGNPRPKTFSFHPSVINFLPGGVGVTKGPACGEWVCIKTISNRSRTPIQWQKKVTKKTGYEKEKMSTIAHNWRVTATVAAETSALTKLICQGQFSLTTEYGGYSVITDREKWSEATEIEETINVTLQPQQRIYIWAYQLCLGSEPVLYCRDMRILDNPDPPTDIPLPPSRNKRLTKKLLADEAVAE from the coding sequence ATGTCAGCAAAAATTCTCCCTAAGAAGATGGCCAAAGGTGTGGATTTCTGTGCTATCGGAAATTTTTATTACATTGTCCGATCAGATCTTTCTTGTTACATGAGATCAACAGACTTAAACCGTGGAAAAGATATAGTGGTCTTCAGCCTTCATCCTTCTTGTAGAAACGGAGACCATTACCTGGCTCACAAAAATGATGTCTTCTTTATAATAAAGGGGAATAATTGTCGTCGAGTGAAAAACATGAACTCGGATGAAGATGCCATAGTTTTCCCTCTACACCCAAACTGCCGAGGAGGAGACTTCTACCTGTCAGCTTGGGATAGCTTCTATATCATCTTCCTGAGCCGAGGCGTTTATCGTAAAACCAAGAACTTGATAAAGGATAAAGATGGTGTAGAATATACTTTGCACCCCAAATGTAGCAATGGCCTGTACTATTTTGGTAGTGACGATTGCTATTACTTTGTGAAGCCTCATGACGAATGGGGGATGCAGTATCTAAGAAGCACCAACTTCCATGGCAACCCCAGACCAAAGACCTTCTCCTTCCATCCAAGTGTCATCAACTTTCTTCCAGGGGGTGTGGGTGTTACCAAAGGGCCAGCATGCGGTGAATGGGTATGTATCAAGACCATCAGTAATAGGTCCCGGACCCCTATACAGTGGCAGAAGAAGGTCACCAAGAAGACTGGATATGAAAAGGAGAAGATGTCTACTATAGCGCACAACTGGAGGGTAACTGCAACCGTCGCAGCAGAAACTAGCGCTTTGACCAAACTAATATGCCAAGGCCAGTTCTCTCTGACAACTGAATATGGTGGCTACAGTGTCATCACTGACAGGGAAAAATGGAGTGAAGCCACGGAAATTGAGGAGACCATCAATGTTACTCTGCAACCTCAGCAGAGGATCTACATCTGGGCCTACCAGCTTTGTCTTGGAAGTGAGCCTGTGCTGTACTGCCGTGATATGAGAATTTTGGATAATCCAGACCCCCCAACTGATATCCCATTACCTCCTTCAAGAAATAAAAGGTTAACGAAGAAATTGTTGGCTGATGAAGCTGTAGCAGAGTGA